One Microlunatus soli genomic window carries:
- a CDS encoding NAD(P)-dependent oxidoreductase, with product MSTPDATVGLVGAGNLGRAIGLNLLDRGWAVRTLDRSDERQRFLVDAGATAATGPDLIDCRTICFVVPDDRAIREVLESATTSPPLADGLGAQHTVVVISTILPRAGQELSAVIKRTGAGYVEAPVTGGPDRARTGELSVYLAGTPDDLDAAAPFLQAIGTEHHRLGDVGAAAATKLANQLIMFAALGGIQEALRLTRRHGVSEDDLLSALTGGTADTWVGRNWGFFDRIARDYNAAGVPVDQRPWSKDLREVLDVADELGESTPLARLLSETVADQIEQHALATDDKAVTG from the coding sequence TTGTCGACACCGGACGCGACCGTCGGTCTGGTCGGCGCGGGCAACCTCGGACGGGCGATCGGGCTCAATCTGCTGGACCGGGGCTGGGCCGTGCGGACACTGGACCGGTCCGACGAACGACAGCGGTTCCTGGTCGACGCCGGCGCGACGGCAGCCACCGGGCCGGACCTGATCGACTGCCGGACCATCTGTTTCGTCGTCCCGGACGACCGGGCCATCCGGGAGGTCCTGGAGTCGGCCACGACCTCGCCCCCGCTGGCCGATGGTCTGGGCGCACAACACACCGTCGTCGTGATCAGCACCATCCTCCCCCGCGCCGGCCAGGAACTGTCAGCGGTGATCAAGAGGACCGGCGCCGGCTATGTCGAGGCGCCGGTCACCGGCGGACCGGATCGGGCCCGGACCGGAGAACTGAGCGTCTACCTGGCCGGAACGCCGGACGATCTCGACGCCGCGGCCCCGTTCCTGCAGGCGATCGGCACCGAGCACCATCGACTCGGCGACGTCGGCGCCGCCGCCGCGACGAAGTTGGCCAACCAGCTGATCATGTTCGCCGCTCTCGGCGGGATCCAGGAGGCGCTGCGGCTGACCCGACGGCACGGCGTCTCCGAGGACGATCTGCTGTCGGCACTCACCGGCGGCACGGCCGACACCTGGGTCGGCCGGAACTGGGGATTCTTCGACCGGATCGCCCGCGACTACAACGCGGCAGGAGTCCCGGTCGATCAACGGCCGTGGTCGAAAGATCTCCGCGAGGTCCTCGACGTCGCCGACGAACTCGGCGAGTCGACACCCTTGGCCCGACTGCTCTCCGAAACCGTCGCCGATCAGATAGAACAACACGCTCTGGCCACCGATGACAAGGCCGTGACCGGATGA
- a CDS encoding ABC transporter substrate-binding protein — protein MRLSKRATTLRKGLALLLAAGLASTVAACSGSDSGANADGPAKGAIQLAYWGSSTRVDKTNKILADFKKEYPDVSVNPSVTDFGTYFQKLNTQAASKSMPCVAGMQTRQLNDYTSNQTLVPLDDLVKSGKLDMKDVPKSILDSGRGPDGKLYMIPYGVAWNAFLVNKTVADKYDIPDLKEGYTWDEWLAWLKQAKSKLPKDVAPILEQGGNEALFSAYVLSNGQKMFNDQGKVGFSKQSLTEYWTMWENLRRTGLTNSMQNAASEPDQIEQHAVIAGKVLMQGEAGNQYVAAIAAAPDVKLTEHAFPSGSSGLGNMFFTSGWSIPKNCDNQAAAAAFIDYWTNNDNAAKIYASDNGAVANKRQLQDQIDNPSSPGLEVVLKNYQYILSEDVPNPVIPPGYNASFETSFEREYENVAFGKKSIKQAVDDFFAAANSTMGNKS, from the coding sequence ATGCGATTGTCGAAGCGGGCGACAACACTCAGGAAAGGGCTCGCACTGCTGCTGGCGGCGGGCCTGGCCAGCACCGTAGCTGCCTGCAGCGGGTCCGACTCAGGAGCCAACGCGGACGGTCCGGCCAAGGGCGCGATCCAACTGGCCTACTGGGGATCCTCGACGAGGGTCGACAAGACCAACAAGATCCTCGCCGACTTCAAGAAGGAATATCCCGACGTCTCGGTCAATCCCTCTGTCACCGACTTCGGGACCTACTTCCAGAAGTTGAACACCCAGGCCGCCAGCAAGAGCATGCCCTGTGTCGCCGGCATGCAGACCCGTCAACTCAACGACTACACCTCGAACCAGACACTGGTGCCGCTGGACGACCTGGTCAAATCCGGCAAGCTCGACATGAAGGACGTCCCGAAGAGCATCCTGGACAGCGGGCGCGGCCCGGACGGCAAGCTCTACATGATCCCGTACGGCGTCGCCTGGAATGCCTTCCTGGTCAACAAGACCGTCGCAGACAAGTACGACATCCCCGACCTCAAGGAGGGCTACACCTGGGATGAGTGGCTGGCCTGGCTGAAGCAGGCCAAGTCCAAACTGCCCAAGGACGTGGCGCCGATCCTGGAGCAGGGCGGCAACGAGGCGCTGTTCTCGGCCTACGTTCTCAGCAATGGACAGAAGATGTTCAACGACCAGGGCAAGGTCGGCTTCAGCAAGCAGAGCCTGACCGAGTACTGGACGATGTGGGAGAACCTGCGCAGGACGGGACTGACCAACTCGATGCAGAACGCTGCTTCCGAGCCCGACCAGATCGAACAGCACGCAGTGATCGCCGGGAAAGTGCTGATGCAGGGCGAGGCAGGCAACCAGTACGTCGCCGCGATCGCTGCCGCACCGGACGTCAAGCTCACCGAGCACGCCTTCCCGAGCGGCTCCAGCGGGCTGGGCAACATGTTCTTCACCAGCGGCTGGTCGATCCCGAAGAACTGTGACAATCAGGCCGCCGCCGCAGCGTTCATCGACTACTGGACCAACAACGACAACGCCGCCAAGATCTACGCGTCCGACAACGGCGCGGTCGCCAACAAGCGTCAACTCCAGGATCAGATCGACAACCCGTCCTCCCCCGGCCTGGAAGTCGTGCTGAAGAACTACCAGTACATCCTGTCCGAGGATGTCCCGAACCCGGTCATCCCGCCGGGCTACAACGCCAGTTTCGAGACGTCGTTCGAACGGGAGTACGAGAACGTCGCCTTCGGCAAGAAGTCGATCAAGCAGGCCGTCGACGACTTCTTCGCCGCGGCCAACTCCACGATGGGCAACAAGTCCTGA
- a CDS encoding CaiB/BaiF CoA transferase family protein, with product MSEPSPDHHAADHDRETAHGGSQQRPGALDGIRVLDLTQVMSGPFCTMILADLGADVIKIENPEHGDQTRKSWGYSVIGEDSRAFLSLNRNKRSVVLDLKDDGDHRTFLELVRTADVVVENFRPGVAERLGVDYPTLRAVNDRIIYGSISGFGRTGPYATHPGYDLIAQAMTGIMSVMGQPGEPPVKSAIPVGDLGAGLFCCIGILGALMSRQRTGTGQYVETSLFEAALALSVWESTEFWSTGKAPEPLGSANRMSAPYQALATADGYLTIGANNEKLWRLLCGVLELPELLDDPRFVDNNHRMDHREELAARLEKRLADRTTDEWVTALLAAGVPAGPIRDYAYVLTEDPHVRARNMVTTYDHPVEGETSVLNSPITLSDTPVREAASAPLLGEHTADVLAELAVHSGASAAPRSAKQAEERIGE from the coding sequence ATGTCCGAGCCATCCCCCGATCATCACGCCGCTGATCATGACCGGGAGACCGCCCATGGCGGGTCGCAACAGCGTCCCGGAGCGCTCGACGGCATCCGGGTCCTCGACCTGACCCAGGTGATGTCCGGGCCGTTCTGCACGATGATCCTGGCCGATCTCGGTGCCGACGTGATCAAGATCGAGAACCCCGAGCACGGCGATCAGACCAGGAAATCGTGGGGGTACTCGGTGATCGGTGAGGACAGTCGAGCCTTCCTGTCGTTGAATCGGAACAAACGCAGCGTGGTGCTCGATCTGAAGGACGACGGTGATCATCGGACGTTCCTGGAGCTGGTCCGCACCGCCGACGTCGTGGTGGAGAATTTCCGACCCGGTGTGGCCGAACGACTCGGCGTCGACTACCCGACGTTGCGGGCGGTCAACGACCGGATCATCTACGGCAGCATCTCCGGCTTCGGACGCACCGGCCCGTACGCGACGCATCCGGGTTACGACCTGATCGCGCAGGCGATGACCGGGATCATGAGCGTGATGGGCCAACCCGGCGAGCCGCCGGTGAAGTCGGCGATCCCGGTCGGCGACCTCGGAGCAGGGCTGTTCTGCTGCATCGGCATCCTCGGCGCGCTGATGTCACGGCAACGGACCGGCACCGGCCAGTACGTCGAGACGTCGCTGTTCGAAGCGGCGCTGGCCCTGTCGGTCTGGGAGTCGACCGAGTTCTGGTCCACCGGCAAGGCACCCGAACCCTTGGGCTCGGCGAATCGGATGTCGGCGCCCTATCAAGCGTTGGCCACCGCGGACGGCTACCTGACCATCGGCGCCAACAACGAGAAGTTGTGGCGCCTGCTCTGTGGCGTACTGGAGTTGCCGGAGCTGCTCGACGATCCCCGGTTCGTCGACAACAACCACCGGATGGACCACCGGGAGGAGTTGGCCGCCCGGTTGGAGAAGCGGCTGGCGGACAGGACGACCGACGAGTGGGTCACCGCGCTGCTGGCCGCCGGCGTCCCGGCCGGCCCGATCCGTGATTACGCCTACGTACTCACCGAGGACCCGCACGTCCGCGCGCGCAACATGGTGACCACCTACGACCATCCGGTCGAGGGCGAGACCTCGGTCCTGAACTCACCGATCACGCTGTCCGACACCCCTGTCCGGGAGGCCGCGTCGGCACCGTTGCTCGGCGAACACACTGCCGACGTGCTGGCCGAGCTTGCGGTCCACTCCGGCGCCTCCGCGGCCCCTCGATCCGCCAAGCAGGCCGAAGAGCGGATCGGCGAATGA
- a CDS encoding carbohydrate ABC transporter permease, producing MTATGDVAAPVSDPIAGRTSPGRRPHRMQKIEHRAGFAFLTPWLIGMAALTLGPMIYSLYLAFTDYNLLSSPQWVGLGNFRAMFADDRFISSVQVTLLYVVVSVPVVLIVSMLVALLLNTGLRFIKAYRALFYLPSLLAASVAVATLWRQIFGPSGLINNLLSLVGIHAQSWIGNPSTALGVIISLNAWAFGATMIIFLAGLRQVPSELYEAASVDGAGRLRKFVSITVPWISPLIFFNVLMDTVHAFQAFTSAYVVSGGSGGPSDSTLFYTLYLYQKGFTELNMGYASAMAWLLVIVLGVFTGLFFLSARFWVHYGDR from the coding sequence ATGACCGCCACCGGAGATGTCGCTGCGCCGGTCTCCGATCCGATCGCCGGCCGTACCTCCCCCGGTCGCCGACCGCACCGGATGCAGAAGATCGAACATCGGGCCGGCTTCGCATTCCTGACACCCTGGCTGATCGGGATGGCCGCGCTGACCCTCGGTCCGATGATCTACTCGCTCTACCTGGCCTTCACCGACTACAACCTGCTGAGCTCGCCGCAATGGGTCGGCCTGGGCAACTTCCGGGCGATGTTCGCCGACGACCGGTTCATCAGCTCGGTCCAGGTCACCCTGCTGTACGTGGTCGTGTCGGTGCCGGTCGTGCTGATCGTCTCGATGCTGGTCGCGCTGCTGTTGAACACCGGACTGCGCTTCATCAAGGCCTACCGCGCGCTGTTCTACCTCCCGTCGTTGCTTGCGGCCAGCGTGGCGGTGGCGACCCTGTGGCGGCAGATCTTCGGCCCGAGCGGCTTGATCAACAACCTGCTGTCATTGGTCGGCATCCATGCGCAGAGCTGGATCGGCAATCCGTCCACCGCCCTCGGAGTGATCATCTCGCTGAACGCCTGGGCGTTCGGGGCAACCATGATCATCTTCCTGGCCGGCCTGCGTCAGGTGCCGTCCGAGCTCTATGAGGCGGCGTCGGTGGACGGTGCCGGCCGGCTGCGCAAGTTCGTCAGCATCACCGTGCCGTGGATCAGCCCGCTGATCTTCTTCAACGTCCTGATGGACACGGTGCACGCGTTCCAGGCCTTCACTTCTGCCTACGTGGTCAGCGGCGGTTCTGGCGGCCCGTCGGACTCAACGTTGTTCTACACGCTCTACCTGTATCAGAAGGGATTCACCGAGTTGAACATGGGCTACGCATCGGCGATGGCCTGGCTGCTCGTCATCGTCCTCGGCGTGTTCACCGGCCTCTTCTTCCTCTCGGCCCGATTCTGGGTCCACTACGGAGATCGCTGA
- a CDS encoding carbohydrate ABC transporter permease, protein MASTTGSAGTLTRYVRKPRTRLASEIVKHFLLIVLLFAMLYPLLWMVAASFRPNSEIFRSLGLWSSNLTVSNYVNGWTGGGLQFSRYFLNSALISFLAVVGNIFACSLTAYAFARLEFPGRRIFFAMLLVTLLLPYHVTLVPQYILFNKLNLINSYVPLVLPRFLAVDAFFVFLMVQFIRALPRDLDDAARIDGCGHLGVFTRVIVPLALPAIGTTALFTFINTWNDFLGPMLYLSDSNLWTVPIGLNAFLDATGGQSSYGSLFAMALLSLAPLVGFFVAFQKVLIEGIATSGLK, encoded by the coding sequence ATGGCTTCCACCACGGGCTCTGCCGGCACCCTCACCCGATATGTCCGCAAGCCGCGGACCCGACTCGCATCGGAGATCGTCAAACATTTCCTGTTGATCGTGTTGCTGTTCGCGATGCTCTACCCGCTGTTGTGGATGGTGGCTGCCTCGTTCCGTCCGAACAGCGAGATCTTCAGAAGCCTCGGCCTGTGGTCGTCCAACCTCACCGTGTCCAACTACGTGAACGGATGGACCGGTGGCGGCCTGCAGTTCTCCCGCTACTTCCTCAACTCGGCGTTGATCTCCTTCCTCGCCGTGGTCGGAAACATCTTCGCCTGCTCGTTGACTGCGTACGCCTTCGCCCGACTGGAGTTTCCCGGCCGGCGGATCTTCTTCGCGATGTTGCTGGTCACCTTGCTGCTGCCCTACCACGTCACCCTGGTGCCGCAGTACATCCTGTTCAACAAGCTCAATCTGATCAACAGCTACGTACCGCTGGTGCTGCCGCGCTTCCTGGCCGTCGACGCCTTCTTCGTGTTCTTGATGGTGCAGTTCATCAGGGCGCTGCCGCGCGACCTGGACGACGCTGCACGAATCGACGGCTGCGGCCATCTCGGTGTCTTCACACGCGTGATCGTTCCGCTGGCTCTGCCGGCGATCGGCACCACGGCGCTGTTCACCTTCATCAACACCTGGAACGACTTCCTCGGGCCGATGCTCTACCTCAGCGACTCCAACCTGTGGACCGTTCCGATCGGTCTGAACGCATTTCTCGATGCCACCGGCGGCCAGTCGTCCTACGGCTCGCTGTTCGCGATGGCCCTGCTGTCCCTCGCCCCACTCGTCGGATTCTTCGTCGCCTTCCAGAAGGTGCTCATCGAAGGCATCGCGACCTCGGGTCTGAAGTGA
- a CDS encoding RraA family protein: MTTTVSNSTRTIGGFAKADNNQLSSLYQPLRVVDVADALDGIGYFNIGLMDREVRPLWVGMKFWGEAATMRCVPANKPMWKLDSTDDIVGAHGIWFEKNPPARMPTDLPAGHVIVMDAGGGPEVGFWGSENSMGAVAAGAVGIITDGYCRDTAEVARQRTPICSRYRGRTIIPGRIEAVETQTTIACGGVQVNPGDIVGADDDGVIVVPQEVAHEVAGHARAILLSDMRARKKKYDALGMTGDETVDAALVEAYFADV; this comes from the coding sequence ATGACAACAACGGTGTCCAACAGCACCAGGACCATCGGCGGCTTTGCCAAGGCCGACAACAATCAGCTTTCCAGTCTCTACCAGCCACTACGAGTGGTCGATGTGGCCGATGCGCTCGACGGGATCGGCTACTTCAACATCGGTCTGATGGACCGCGAGGTCCGGCCGTTGTGGGTCGGCATGAAGTTCTGGGGCGAGGCCGCGACCATGCGCTGCGTTCCGGCCAACAAACCGATGTGGAAGCTGGACTCGACCGACGATATCGTCGGTGCACACGGCATCTGGTTCGAGAAGAATCCACCGGCGCGGATGCCCACCGATCTGCCCGCGGGCCATGTCATCGTGATGGACGCCGGCGGCGGTCCCGAGGTCGGCTTCTGGGGCAGTGAGAACTCCATGGGTGCGGTCGCTGCCGGCGCAGTCGGCATCATCACCGACGGCTACTGCCGCGACACCGCCGAGGTAGCCAGGCAGCGGACGCCGATCTGCTCGCGGTATCGCGGCCGGACGATCATCCCCGGCCGGATCGAGGCGGTCGAGACCCAGACCACGATCGCCTGCGGCGGCGTCCAGGTCAATCCCGGCGACATCGTCGGTGCCGACGACGACGGCGTCATCGTCGTCCCGCAGGAGGTCGCCCACGAGGTCGCCGGACACGCCCGAGCGATCCTGCTGTCCGACATGCGGGCCCGCAAGAAGAAGTATGACGCTCTCGGCATGACCGGCGACGAAACGGTGGACGCGGCGCTCGTCGAGGCCTACTTCGCCGACGTCTGA
- a CDS encoding amidohydrolase family protein: MSSRPEDPSDRPDEHRPMVIDAHQHFWKTAAQEQPWRGPDHRILERDFDVDDLVPELDRAGIDGTVLVQSVDEPAENLRLARYAASDRVAGVVAWLPLRDPRSARRELAGLKIPKLVGVRCLIADDPLDWLADPEPLGLFGELADHGLSWDVVPITREQIGAVIKLAEAVPGLRMIIDHLGRPPLETAGWQPWAGQLAELAACPNVAIKLSVGIDALTAWSGWNPSTIERYADHALDLFGPDRVMVASNWPVVELRAGYHTAWTDLSRLALRDRHDPEERRAVLGGSAQRWYRLPTVSGAATRQGVTAPTP, translated from the coding sequence ATGAGCAGCAGACCCGAGGATCCGTCGGACCGACCCGATGAGCACCGACCGATGGTGATCGACGCTCATCAACACTTCTGGAAGACCGCAGCCCAGGAACAGCCCTGGCGCGGACCCGATCATCGGATCCTGGAACGGGACTTCGACGTCGATGATCTTGTCCCCGAGCTCGATCGCGCAGGTATCGACGGCACAGTGCTCGTCCAGTCGGTCGACGAACCCGCTGAGAACCTCCGGCTCGCTCGATACGCCGCCAGTGATCGGGTCGCCGGTGTGGTGGCATGGCTGCCCCTGCGGGACCCGCGATCGGCGCGACGTGAACTCGCCGGGCTGAAGATTCCCAAGCTGGTCGGCGTCCGCTGCCTGATCGCCGACGACCCCTTGGACTGGCTCGCCGACCCCGAGCCGCTCGGACTCTTCGGTGAGCTCGCCGATCACGGGCTCAGCTGGGATGTGGTGCCCATCACCCGCGAGCAGATCGGCGCTGTGATCAAGCTGGCCGAGGCTGTACCCGGACTGCGGATGATCATCGATCATCTCGGCCGGCCGCCGTTGGAGACCGCGGGCTGGCAGCCGTGGGCGGGCCAGCTCGCCGAACTCGCGGCCTGCCCGAACGTGGCGATCAAGCTCTCGGTCGGCATCGATGCGCTGACAGCCTGGTCCGGTTGGAATCCCTCCACCATCGAGCGCTATGCCGATCACGCACTGGACCTCTTCGGCCCGGATCGCGTGATGGTTGCCAGTAACTGGCCGGTGGTCGAGTTGCGGGCCGGCTACCACACGGCGTGGACCGACCTGTCCCGGCTTGCGCTCCGCGATCGGCACGACCCCGAAGAACGCAGGGCCGTCCTCGGCGGTTCGGCGCAGCGGTGGTACCGGCTCCCGACCGTCTCCGGTGCCGCCACCCGTCAGGGGGTGACCGCCCCGACACCCTGA